A stretch of DNA from Halorubrum sp. BOL3-1:
TCGCCGCGTCTTCTTCGCGTTCAAACACAAACTCGACGAGCGATAGCGAGGCCGGTGACGGTAGCGAGACCGACGAACCTGAACCGGAGGGGGTCGACGAACCGGAGGGGGTCGACAAACCGGTGGGAGTCGACGAACGGGAACGGAACCGACCGACCGTGACCGGTCGACACGCAAGGCGCGACCCGTGCGACCGGAACGTATTGTTCGGTCTATCCGGATTATCAACACTTAACGTAGAATTATCCCCCGCACGTGGCTTTAGATGCGTGACGCCCGCCGGGCGGTCGGGGTTCCCTCCCTGCCCTCCACACCGCCTGCTCGCTATCGATCACCGGTCGTGGCCGGTCTGTCCGGTTGCGACCGACCGCCGCCGGTTCCCCGCCGGTGGCGGTCCCCGCTGACGCCGCCGCGTCCGCCCGACGGATCGTCACGGAACGACGGCCCCACCGTCGTTTTCTTCTCTTTTTCGACGGTGACCCGCAGTCTTAGCATCCCACAGTCCGGTACAGACCGGCTCCATCGCCCTCGCCATCGCGGTCGTCGCGTTTCCCGACGGGCCGCTGATCCCGCTGGCGCTCGTGATCGGCCCGCTGCTCGAACCCCCGCTCCCGGGCATTGTCTCGCGGGGACACCTCGCGGTCAGAGAGCGGTGAATGGCCCGACCCGATGGGGCGTGACGGAGCCTTCCTCGGTGCTGCTCACCCGGCCTCCCGCGGTGACTCACTCGTCCGTCAGGTCGACGTACGTCCGGCGGACGGTCACCGGCGTCACATCTGCGACGTCGGCGGCCTCCTGCTGGGTACACTCAGCGTCCAACTCGCGGGCCGCGGTGTAGAGGCAGGCGGCCGCGACCCCGACCGGGTTGCGGCCGTTCGCGATCCCCTCCTCGACGGCGCGCTCGGCCAGTTCGCCGGCGCGGCGCTCGACGGTGGGGTCGCAGTCGAGGTCACTGGCGAACCGCGGGAGGTACTCCGCGGGACCGCTCGGTGCGATCGGCAGGCCGAGTTCGCGGTTCATCGCGTCGAAGGCGGCCCGGTGTTCGGCCTCCGTCGCCTTCGCCTCGGCGCACACCTCACCGACGGTGCGGGCCACGTCGGCGGTCCGGCAGGCGACGTAGACGCAGGCGGCCGCGAACCCCTCCAGCGAGCGCCCGCGGAGCAGGCTCTCCTCCTGCGCGGAGTCGAAGAGCGTACAGGCCGCGTCGCGCACGCTGTCCGGAAGCTCCAAGACGCCGGTGAGCCGCCTGATCTCGGTGTACGCGTACACCTTGTTGCGGTCGCGCTTCGTCGAGATCTGCGCGCGGTTGTGCTGGGTCCGCATCCGGGCGAGCCGCCGGCGCTTGCGCCCCTTCACCTTCGTCGACCGACCGATCTCCGTCGAGAGACCGCGGTCGTGCCGCGAGCGCGTCAGCGGCGCGCCGGTCCGCTTTGGATTCGTGTCGTCGTCGTCGAACGACCGCCACTCGGGACCGTGGTCGATCCGGTCGGCCTCGACGACGAGCCCGCAGTCGGCGCAGACGCGCTCCGCGCCCTCGACGCGCGTGCGACCGCCGCACTCCGGACACGTCTCGCGGTCGCCGGTCTCGTCGGCCGTCGCGGTCTCGCGGTTCCCGGTCTCGCGGTTCCCGGTCTCGCGGTCGCCGGTCTCGTCCGTCGTCGCGGCGCGGTCCGCGGTCGCGGCGCGGTCGGCGGTCGCGACGTCGTCGGTCTCGGTGCGGGGCGTGCGGGTTCGGGTCGAGCGTGCCTCACTCATCACACGTCGAACTCCGGCCCGATCCCTTACTTAAACCCGGGTGGATCGGCGGTCGATCGCCCCGACCGCGACGCTCGAACCGACCGGTTACCGGTCGGTGGTTCGTCGAGGAACCTCGCCGCAGTACGGTGGTTTTAACATTCCGTGCGGACCATCGGTTCGCATGACGCTGTCGGAGATCGCGGCTGGCGTTGAGGTGACGTCGCGCCAGCGCGACCGCGGAGTCGCGCTCGCGGACGACACGGAGACGCCGCTCGTCGATCGCCTGTCGGCCCACGCCGAGTCGCTCCCGTGTACGCCCGAAGCGACTGCCACGCTCGTCGACGCCTACACCGCCGGACGGAGCGTCGGCGACGCGGCCCGCGAGGCGGGCGTCACCCCGATGACGGCCGCGAAGACGCTCCACCGGTGCGGCGTCGCGGGTGTCTGCCCGCTCTCCCCGACCGGTCGCGAGGTCGTCCGCGACTGGCTCGCCGGGCGGACCTCGCGCAGTGAGGCCGTCGAACTTGCCGGCGGCGACGAGACTGACTTCGCGCTGGCGACGTACGTCGAGACGCACGACCCGGTCGACGCTGTCGCAGAAGCGGTCGACTCGCAGGTCGCCGGCTCGGCGCCGCTCGGAGACGGACTCGGGGACGGCGGCCCACTCGGTGACGCGCTCGGTTCCGCTGAGGGACTCCGCTGACCCCGACGCGGCTTTCCGACTCCTCTCAGGCTCCGAAACGGCCTTCTGACTCCTCTCAGGGCGTGAACCGTTCTATCACCCCCGGATCCGAGAACTCCACGCCCAGCGACGCGTCGAACGCGGTCTCGTAGGCGCTCGCGATCGCACGCGCATACGCGCTGTCTCCCGCCGCCGCGGTCGGCGCGGCCGCCACCTCGGGATCGGTCGCCGGAACGCGAACGATTCCGGCGTCGCTGTCCTCCGTCTCGTCGCCGTCGACCCCGGCGTCAGATCCTCGAGACCCGGGTCGCTCGACCGCGAGCGTCGCGTCGAGGCTCCCGCCGACGTCCGCGATTCGACCGCGGAGCCGCTGTGTCGCGTCGCGGCCGTGCGCCGTCGCCGGCCTGACCGCGACCGCCCGGTCGACGCTCGTCGCGGCCGCGACCGCCTCGTTCGACCCAACCGGCGCGGCGTCGACGACCACCGCGTCGTACGTCGTCGCCGCCTCGTCGATCCGCCGCTCCAGCTTCCGGGCGGCCTCCGCGGTCTTCGCTCGCGCGATGCGCTCGAAGGGCGCCCGCGCCGGGACCGCGTCGACGCGTCCCGGGAGGTCCGGGGGGTCGTTCCCGTCATCGCTCTCGATCCCGCCGCGCTCGCGGCGCTCGCCACCGGATCCGGAACGCTCGGCGTTGCGCGTCCCGGCGACCGGGTACGCCGCCGCCGACAGCGCCGCGTCCGGCCCGTCGGTGAGCAGCGCGGTGAGGTCCGGGTCGATCCGCCCGGCCACGTACTCGGAGAGCCCCTGCGTCGTGAACGCGGCGTCGACGACCGCGACGTCGTCGCCGTCGCGGGCGCCCATCGCCGCCAACTCGACCGCGGTCCGGGTCGTCCCCGCGCCGCCGGTCGCCCCGACCAGCGCGAGCGTCGTCGCCTGCATGTTCCGGCGTCGCCGGAGCCGACTCTTAAAAAGAGCGAAGCGGAGCGGCGGTCCGATCAGCCGTCGATCGCGGTCGCGACCTCGTCGGCGACCACGTCGAGTTCCTCGTCCGAGAGGTCCGGCCGCTCGCCGGCGACCGCGTGGATCGGCGCGCCGCCGTCGCCGTCGAACCGCGGGACGACGTGGACGTGGACGTGGGGGACCTCCTGGCCCGCCGCCTCGCCGTCGTTGACGCCGACGTTGGCGCCGTCGGCGTCGACCGCGTCTTGGAGCTGTGGCGTGAGCGACGCGACCGTGTCGAACAGGTCGCTCGCGAGACCGGCGTTGAGGTCGCTGACGTGCCGGGCGTGCGGCTTGGGGATAACCAGCGTGTGCCCGCGCGCGAGCGGGTTCGCGTCGAGGAACGCCAGCACCGAGTCGGTCTCGTACACGGTTCGGGCCGAGATGTCGCCGGCCACGATCGAACAGAAGACGCAGTCGTCGGACATACCCGAGCGATCGCTCGGGCGTCCCATCAAGGTTTCCCGGTGTGCCGGGGCGACGACGTTCCTCGCGTCACCGCGCGTTTCGCCAGTCGCCCTGCTCCGTCCCGCCAACGGACCTATATCCGGCGCGCCGAAACGGGCAGTATGGACGACCGGCTCGAACGTGTCATCCGCCAAAAGCTCCGGAAGGCGGGCAAGCAGTTCGAGGAGGCCAGACGCGCCTACGCCGAGGGGCGCGACGACCCCGACGGCGACGCGACCGGCGCGGCGCGGTTCGACCTCCCGACCGGCGAGTCCGGGCGCGCCCGCATCGTCTGCCGCCGCCACGCGGAGCGGCGGACCGTACCGGTCGACGCCGAGGGACGCCCCGCCTGCTTCGCGTCCGGGCACCCCGACTGCGAGGGCTGCGCCGAGGATGTCCGTGACGGCGTCGTCGAGACGTGGTGACTCCCGGGGGCCGCCGGAAGGTCCTCCCGCCGTAGCGCGTCGGCCCACTCGAAGGCGTTTGTGTCACGCGCTTATCGTGGCCCGCATGAAGCTGGTTCGCGTCGTCTTCGCCCTCCTCGTCGCCGTCGCGGTCGGTCTCGTTCTCTCCGGATTCTTTGCCGGGGCGGGCGAGGAGCCGGCCGTCGACGACGTCGCGGACGACCGCCCCATCGCGGTCGACGGCGACTACCGGCTCTGGCCGTACACGAGCCGGAGCCGGAGCGTCGAGGGGCGGACGCTCGCGGTCAACGTGGTGTTCCACGCCGACGCCCAGACGACGCGGGCCGCGATCGAGGGCGATCCGGAGGCGAACTGGGAGGGAACGGAGCCGGGGGAGGCGGCGACGGCGGCGGACTCCGAGGACGCCGAGGCGTTCGTCGGCCGCGACTGGCGGGACGCCCACAGCTCGCTCCACTACTCGTACGTCGAGGGACCGACCGGCGGTACGTGGCTCACCGAGACGCTCGAACTCCACGACGGGGCGTACCTCTGGGTCCGCGACCACCTCCGCGCCTACGAGTCCCCGGACGGCGAGTACACCGCGATCCAGGCTCACGAGGAGTACTACGACTGGTTCCGGCTCCGCCACACCGTGCCCGGCATCGACGCGCCCGCGCTCCGGCTCGAATCCGAGTTCGTCGAGTCGGACCGCGCGACCGACGTCCGCCGCGAGTACCGCGGCATCGACGGCGGGCGCAGCGACGGCTGGCTCTCCGTGATCGAGCCGGCGGCGACCGCGGCGCTCGTCGGGGCGGTGCTCCGCTGGCGGACGCGCGAGGCGGCGACCGACCTCGTCCGTCGGCTCCGTACCGACGCGGGACGGCACGCCGCGGCGGCGACGCTGGGACTCGCGCCCGGCGCCGTCCCGGTCAGCGTTCGCGTCGCTGGCGTGACGCTGGAGACGGTGCTGCCGGCCGTGTCACCGAAGGCCATCGCGGCGCCGCTGTACCTCGTCCTCGCGGCGCTCGGCGTCGTCGCCATCGGTCGCGCAACCGCCGACCGGCCCGTCGCCGTCGTCGGGCTGGCCGCGTGGGCCGTCGGGCTAGCGCTCCCGCTGGCGGACGTGATCTGAGTCGGTCGATCGCACCGGTGCGCCGTCTCCGAGCGGAGACAGCACAGAAGAGATATACCGGATGGCTGAAAACAAGGGGAAACGAACGGATGACACGACCGATCGGTCGACGCGCGGCGCTCGCCGGACTCGGCTTCGCGGCCGCCAGCGCCGGCTGTCTCGGTCGAACGGAGAACATCGCGGGACGCGACCCCCACTCGCAGCTGACCCTGGAGATCAACACCACTCCGGCCGACGCCGACCCCAACGGGATCCGCATCGCGAGACAGCTCGAAGAGCACCTGACCGCGGTCGGCGTCGACGTCCGACTCAACACCGTCGGCCAGACCGACCTCTGGCGCAAGGTGCTCGTCAACCAGAACTTCGACATCTACGTCGGGCAGTTCGTGGAGACGGAGCCGTTCGACGCCGACGCGCTGTACGGCTTGACTCACTCGAAGTTCGTCGCGGAGTCCGGGTGGCAGAACCCCTCCGGTCTCACGGAGATCGCGGTCGACGACCTGCTGGAGCGACAGCGCCGAACGTCCGGAGACGAACGGGCCGACGCCGTCGACGCGCTCCAGGAGACGGTGTGCGAACTCCAGCCCTTCTCCGTCGTCGCGTTCCCGGACGCGCTCACCGCCGTCCAGGAGAACCGGTTCGAGGGATGGACCGAGGACCGCCGGGCGGTCTCGGTCACCGGTCTCCTCGAACTCGACGGCGTCGCCTCCGACGGCGGCTCGGGGAATAGCGGATCGGAAGACGGCGGCTCCGGCGCCGACGGATCGACGGACGGCAACGCGACGACGACCGACGCGGGTGACGGGGACGGTGGTACCCTCCGGCTCGTGACGACCGACGACCGCATTACCGAGAACTGGAACCCGATCGCCGCGGAGTACCGGAAGTACGGCACGTTCACCGGGCTGCTGTACGACCCGCTCGTCCGCCCGGACGGCGAGTCCGTCGTCCCGTGGCTGGCGGCCGGCTGGGAGCGGGTCGACGACGACGCCGTCGAGGTCTCGCTCCGCGACGCCCGGTGGCACGACGGCGAACCCGTGACGGCGACCGACGTCGCGTTCACCTACGAGTTCCTCCGGGACACGTCGCTGGGGAGCGTCGAGACGCCGGTGCCGACCCCGCGGTTCCGCGGCCGGAGCTCCCTCGTCGAAGGCGAGCGCGTTCTCGACGACGCGACGGTCCGCCTCACCGTGCCCGACATCAACCAAACGGTCGCGGCGCGGGCGCTTCAGGTGCCGATCCTCCCGAAACACGTCTGGTCGGACCGGACCGACGCGGCGACGATCGCCGGCTTCGAGTTCGACTTCGAGACGACGGAGGCGGTCGTCTCGAACAACGCCGACCCCGTCGGAAGCGGTCCGCTGCGCTTCGTCGAGGCGTCCACGGGGGAGTCGGTCGTCTTCGAACGGAACCCCGACCACTTCCTCGTCCGCCCGACCTCGGACAGCGATTCGACTGAGTCCGGCGAGACGACGGATCCGCGAGCCGGCATTCCGTCCCGATACCACGGGAAGCCCGCGTTCGACCGGCTCCGGATCGAGGTGTCACCGTCGGACATCCCGGCCGTCGAGTCGGTCGCAGAGGGACTTGCGGACGCGACCGTCTCGAACCTCGGTCCGGCGTCCGTCCCGGAGATCGGCCGCTCGGACGATGTCAGACTCGTGAGCGGCCGGTCGGCGGCGTTCTACCACGTCGGGTACAACGTGCGCCGAAGCCCGCTGTCGAACCCACGGTTCCGGGCGTTCATCGCGCGGCTGATCGACAAGGCCGCGCTCGTCGACGACGCCTTCGACGGGTACGCGCGGGCGGCGACGTCCCCGCTCGCGGCGTCGCCGGACGCGGTCCCGGAGTCGGTCGCGTGGGCCGACGGGAGCGACCCGGTCAACCCGTTCTTCGACGACGCGGGATCGCTCGATGTCGAGGCCGCTCGGGCGGCGCTTCGCGACGTCGGGTATCGCTTCGACGACCAGGATCGGCTGCTCTCGCGCACGTAATGACGCCGTTCCTGTCGGTCCTCACGTCGGTCGTGGGGTGGGTCGGAGCGATGCTGGCGGTCGCGAGCGCGGCGGTGATTGGTCCCGCCCGGCTCCGTGAGGCATCGAACGGCCTGCGCTCGCGGTTGTGGGACGCGCGCTGGGCCGGGG
This window harbors:
- a CDS encoding transcription initiation factor IIB family protein; the encoded protein is MSEARSTRTRTPRTETDDVATADRAATADRAATTDETGDRETGNRETGNRETATADETGDRETCPECGGRTRVEGAERVCADCGLVVEADRIDHGPEWRSFDDDDTNPKRTGAPLTRSRHDRGLSTEIGRSTKVKGRKRRRLARMRTQHNRAQISTKRDRNKVYAYTEIRRLTGVLELPDSVRDAACTLFDSAQEESLLRGRSLEGFAAACVYVACRTADVARTVGEVCAEAKATEAEHRAAFDAMNRELGLPIAPSGPAEYLPRFASDLDCDPTVERRAGELAERAVEEGIANGRNPVGVAAACLYTAARELDAECTQQEAADVADVTPVTVRRTYVDLTDE
- a CDS encoding ParA family protein — protein: MQATTLALVGATGGAGTTRTAVELAAMGARDGDDVAVVDAAFTTQGLSEYVAGRIDPDLTALLTDGPDAALSAAAYPVAGTRNAERSGSGGERRERGGIESDDGNDPPDLPGRVDAVPARAPFERIARAKTAEAARKLERRIDEAATTYDAVVVDAAPVGSNEAVAAATSVDRAVAVRPATAHGRDATQRLRGRIADVGGSLDATLAVERPGSRGSDAGVDGDETEDSDAGIVRVPATDPEVAAAPTAAAGDSAYARAIASAYETAFDASLGVEFSDPGVIERFTP
- a CDS encoding HIT family protein, encoding MSDDCVFCSIVAGDISARTVYETDSVLAFLDANPLARGHTLVIPKPHARHVSDLNAGLASDLFDTVASLTPQLQDAVDADGANVGVNDGEAAGQEVPHVHVHVVPRFDGDGGAPIHAVAGERPDLSDEELDVVADEVATAIDG
- a CDS encoding ABC transporter substrate-binding protein, which produces MTRPIGRRAALAGLGFAAASAGCLGRTENIAGRDPHSQLTLEINTTPADADPNGIRIARQLEEHLTAVGVDVRLNTVGQTDLWRKVLVNQNFDIYVGQFVETEPFDADALYGLTHSKFVAESGWQNPSGLTEIAVDDLLERQRRTSGDERADAVDALQETVCELQPFSVVAFPDALTAVQENRFEGWTEDRRAVSVTGLLELDGVASDGGSGNSGSEDGGSGADGSTDGNATTTDAGDGDGGTLRLVTTDDRITENWNPIAAEYRKYGTFTGLLYDPLVRPDGESVVPWLAAGWERVDDDAVEVSLRDARWHDGEPVTATDVAFTYEFLRDTSLGSVETPVPTPRFRGRSSLVEGERVLDDATVRLTVPDINQTVAARALQVPILPKHVWSDRTDAATIAGFEFDFETTEAVVSNNADPVGSGPLRFVEASTGESVVFERNPDHFLVRPTSDSDSTESGETTDPRAGIPSRYHGKPAFDRLRIEVSPSDIPAVESVAEGLADATVSNLGPASVPEIGRSDDVRLVSGRSAAFYHVGYNVRRSPLSNPRFRAFIARLIDKAALVDDAFDGYARAATSPLAASPDAVPESVAWADGSDPVNPFFDDAGSLDVEAARAALRDVGYRFDDQDRLLSRT